A genome region from Gardnerella vaginalis includes the following:
- a CDS encoding ABC transporter permease, translating to MSKKDVSSNLQESAADKKATANSWGNFKRTGKITLYTRRFFRRPSAVVGLVLLVFLILLALFGSKISKWGYDEPDFTALATPPSAEHWLGTTPGGSDMYAMVVRGLGRSLSIGIVSSISITIIAALVGTAISYFEGWFEQVGMWVLDMLLIVPSFLLIALIVSSATGGNDWLWLAFGMTSFGWIGYARTLRTLTLSLREREYVRAAKFEGVSSFRIIVRHLVPNLGSVLIINTVLGVIGAINGETALSFLGLGIKAPDTSLGTLLNVGQSSVMTSPWVLLVPSAVLVILTFSVQLIGDGLRDAIDPYSRSVGKAE from the coding sequence ATGAGTAAAAAAGATGTATCTTCAAACCTTCAAGAGTCTGCTGCAGACAAGAAGGCGACTGCTAATTCTTGGGGTAATTTTAAGCGCACTGGCAAGATTACGCTTTATACGCGTCGTTTCTTTAGGCGACCATCTGCCGTCGTTGGCTTGGTTTTGCTTGTGTTCTTGATTCTTCTTGCGTTGTTTGGATCTAAGATTAGTAAGTGGGGTTACGATGAGCCTGATTTTACTGCTCTTGCAACTCCTCCTAGCGCAGAGCATTGGCTTGGCACAACGCCTGGCGGTTCTGACATGTATGCAATGGTTGTTCGCGGACTTGGTCGCTCGCTTTCTATTGGTATTGTAAGCTCCATTTCTATTACAATTATTGCTGCTTTGGTTGGTACTGCTATTTCTTACTTTGAGGGTTGGTTTGAGCAAGTTGGCATGTGGGTTTTGGACATGCTTTTGATTGTTCCATCCTTCTTGCTTATTGCTTTGATTGTTAGCTCCGCGACTGGTGGCAATGATTGGCTTTGGCTTGCATTTGGTATGACTTCCTTTGGTTGGATTGGTTATGCTCGTACGCTTAGAACTTTGACTTTGAGTTTGCGCGAGCGTGAATATGTGCGCGCAGCCAAGTTTGAAGGTGTTTCTTCATTCCGCATTATTGTTCGCCACTTGGTTCCAAACCTTGGTTCTGTGTTGATTATTAATACGGTTCTCGGTGTTATTGGCGCAATCAACGGCGAAACCGCATTGAGCTTCTTGGGTCTTGGTATTAAGGCTCCAGATACTTCTTTGGGTACTCTTCTTAATGTTGGTCAAAGTAGCGTTATGACCTCTCCTTGGGTTCTTTTGGTTCCTTCTGCGGTTTTGGTTATTTTGACTTTCTCTGTTCAGCTTATTGGTGATGGTCTTCGCGATGCGATTGATCCATATTCTAGGTCTGTTGGTAAGGCCGAGTAA
- a CDS encoding ABC transporter permease, protein MIRYIVKRCLNYVVMLFVSVSMTYFLASAFMDPRSNYMSRHPHPPIPSINRSLDLANINDQTPIITRYLRWITGVLTRWDWGLSPEQAPVGPAIAARIGASVQLVTCATVLGIVFGVSVGVYTAIRQYKWQDRVLNSIATFLLVVPAAVFGLLIVLAAISINNAAGSRLFFVTGLHSYQGSNPIAFILDFLQHLILPTIVMTVPGMVGYHLTQRTYLLDTMNADYVRTARAKGLPLNIAIRRHALRTSLIPTAVDVAFSIAGVFTGAVITETVFAINGLGSYFVQTISNNDINGSVAIAAFGAVCTLAGALLADIFSAWLDPRIRLN, encoded by the coding sequence ATGATACGATACATCGTTAAACGATGCCTGAATTATGTTGTGATGCTGTTTGTCTCCGTATCCATGACGTATTTCTTGGCAAGTGCATTTATGGATCCGCGATCGAACTATATGTCTAGGCATCCGCATCCACCAATTCCTTCGATTAATCGTTCTTTGGATTTGGCAAACATCAATGATCAGACTCCGATTATTACGAGGTATTTGCGTTGGATTACTGGCGTTCTTACTCGTTGGGATTGGGGATTAAGCCCAGAGCAGGCTCCTGTTGGTCCTGCGATTGCGGCTCGTATTGGTGCGTCTGTTCAATTAGTTACTTGCGCAACTGTTCTTGGTATTGTTTTCGGTGTTAGCGTTGGTGTTTACACTGCTATTCGTCAGTACAAGTGGCAGGATCGAGTTCTTAACTCTATTGCTACGTTCTTGCTTGTTGTTCCAGCTGCCGTGTTCGGATTACTTATTGTTTTAGCCGCGATTAGCATTAATAACGCTGCTGGTTCTCGTTTATTCTTTGTTACTGGATTACATTCTTATCAGGGTTCTAATCCTATTGCTTTTATTCTTGACTTCTTACAGCATTTGATTTTGCCGACAATTGTTATGACTGTTCCTGGCATGGTTGGATACCATCTTACGCAGCGCACTTATTTGCTTGACACTATGAATGCTGATTATGTTCGCACTGCTCGTGCTAAGGGATTGCCTTTGAACATTGCTATTCGCCGCCACGCTTTGCGTACTTCTTTGATTCCTACAGCTGTGGACGTCGCCTTCTCTATTGCAGGTGTGTTCACGGGTGCTGTGATTACTGAGACCGTGTTCGCAATTAACGGTTTGGGTAGCTATTTTGTGCAAACAATTTCTAATAATGACATTAATGGTTCTGTTGCTATTGCTGCATTCGGAGCTGTGTGTACTTTGGCTGGAGCTTTGCTGGCAGATATCTTCTCTGCTTGGCTTGATCCACGTATTCGCTTGAACTAA
- a CDS encoding aminopeptidase C gives MSEKVKAVTIDNVREYSKHFNEQRANRVAANASVANGVLKAATSYQGQRALPRNFSIELKQGSITNQQHSGRCWMFASLNTLRYELMHKWNLDDFEFSESYLFFWDKIEKANAYLENVLATLDETLDSRIFENINYGPIDDGGWWQMFVNLVNKYGLVPKSAYPDSQNAIDSDAFVQYINTKLREFAAELREAHKNGTSIEELREMKIRDLETVYRMTAIALGEPPERFDFIARTKDDDDKKDEKDDKKNEAKEDEKKDEKKDEKPKTGKDDRPMIREYGITPLEFAKKYVPIDVNDFVSLCNSPMEHTPFNKLYQLKYTTNVAETKEMEFANVALEVFRKAAVDQLKDGHPIWFACDCTQFSLRQDGFFDPAVVRVDELFDVEFTFDKAKGLEYMDCPGNHAMTFTGVNLNKDGEPDRWKIENSWGKDNGEDGYYVGSAQWFDRYVTEIIINKKYLDEATLAILDQEPVMLEPWEPLSKRCH, from the coding sequence ATGTCTGAAAAAGTAAAAGCCGTTACCATAGACAACGTACGCGAATATTCCAAGCATTTTAACGAACAGCGAGCAAATCGCGTAGCGGCAAACGCTTCCGTAGCAAACGGCGTTCTTAAAGCTGCAACAAGCTATCAAGGACAGCGTGCTTTACCACGCAACTTCTCCATAGAATTAAAACAAGGATCAATAACAAACCAACAGCACTCTGGACGTTGCTGGATGTTCGCTTCCCTTAACACTTTGCGTTACGAATTAATGCACAAGTGGAATTTAGACGACTTCGAGTTTTCCGAAAGCTACTTGTTCTTCTGGGACAAGATTGAAAAGGCAAATGCGTACTTGGAAAACGTGTTGGCAACATTAGACGAAACCCTAGATAGTCGAATCTTTGAAAACATTAACTACGGTCCGATCGACGACGGCGGATGGTGGCAAATGTTCGTTAACTTGGTAAACAAGTACGGACTCGTGCCAAAGAGCGCATACCCAGATTCACAAAATGCTATTGACTCAGATGCATTCGTACAATACATAAATACCAAGTTGCGCGAATTCGCGGCTGAATTGCGCGAAGCACACAAGAATGGTACTTCCATAGAAGAGTTGCGCGAAATGAAAATCCGCGACCTTGAAACCGTATACCGTATGACAGCTATCGCACTTGGCGAGCCACCAGAGCGTTTCGACTTTATTGCACGTACTAAAGATGACGACGATAAGAAGGACGAAAAGGACGACAAAAAGAACGAAGCCAAAGAAGACGAAAAGAAAGACGAAAAGAAAGACGAAAAGCCAAAGACTGGCAAAGACGATCGTCCAATGATTCGCGAATATGGAATTACACCACTAGAATTCGCAAAGAAATACGTTCCAATTGACGTAAACGACTTTGTGAGCTTGTGCAACTCCCCAATGGAACACACTCCGTTCAACAAGCTCTACCAGCTTAAATACACCACAAACGTTGCTGAGACGAAGGAAATGGAGTTTGCAAACGTTGCGCTAGAAGTATTCCGCAAAGCCGCTGTCGATCAGCTAAAAGACGGACATCCAATCTGGTTCGCTTGCGATTGCACTCAGTTCTCACTCAGACAAGATGGGTTCTTTGATCCTGCAGTTGTGCGCGTAGACGAACTATTCGATGTAGAGTTTACATTCGACAAAGCTAAAGGTTTGGAATATATGGATTGCCCAGGCAACCACGCAATGACCTTTACTGGCGTAAACCTTAACAAAGATGGTGAGCCAGACCGCTGGAAGATTGAAAACAGCTGGGGTAAAGATAACGGCGAAGACGGATACTATGTCGGCTCCGCACAGTGGTTTGACCGCTACGTTACAGAAATCATTATTAACAAGAAGTATCTCGATGAAGCAACTCTAGCTATCTTAGACCAAGAGCCAGTAATGCTTGAACCATGGGAGCCGCTTTCAAAGCGCTGCCACTAA